The proteins below come from a single Oenanthe melanoleuca isolate GR-GAL-2019-014 chromosome Z, OMel1.0, whole genome shotgun sequence genomic window:
- the LOC130265601 gene encoding uncharacterized protein LOC130265601 isoform X1, whose translation MPCCAVPSPVDMPTDSTKQRLGLPPWWWPCSIPWPSLGCPCLGSAGLVCVVRPFPQPLSSGCAPSLLDAAVEQTQEQDPARGRFRRAAQILLRFLSTRRRKATTKATEGAAEADSRLSEKQAKPDVSTASTECTENSHRAMVHMAVTRDVAIMNTDSEVAQDISETNTTPALVLAPSPDLFKQMGVHSQQQVPAMVRDIHQRLVSRGTVDAHMRMNILRLAKNHPAQVVLALLRCAPSCDRAAAMIWRTIGSWGPVAESVFPTLLSVMQDWPLHSRSTSSGDNKAVFALAATLVLWVIAKVPECQHTIKLHSAHLLVSLLFQVFVTTEQIPEEVDNFWRACWEEHCLPTKPNRFAVQNIKALLCRLWCDDEGLLALERKRVWDTLLCADTHHYAVGLLAREVRRGLSHLCTPMTICLLKLLVREQPRWDLPALALLVEFLDCLDLNVCARRMLTIMSKHLQSKCTARRRLALRGFVALSKSPLMAETLCEMSPKFLELLSDADGEVVGMTLSVFMNVLQDKDILVSSRCSTTAPMLAEMLVPLFKNDNWHVQRLSVQLFEKVMQLRAKKGTKLLKTVVKQSLFALFPYCHDDNQDVAEGSSGTR comes from the exons ATGCCCTGCTGTGCCGTGCCCTCCCCTGTGGATATGCCCACGGACAGCACCAAACAGAGGCTGGGCTTACCTCCCTGGTGGTGGCCGTGCTCCATCCCCTGGCCATCcttgggctgtccctgcctggggagtgCAGGCCTCGTCTGTGTTGTCCGGCctttcccacagcccctcagctctggctgtgctccctcttTGCTAGATGCAGCCGTGGAGCAGACACAAGAGCAGGACCCCGCCCGTGGCCGCTTCCGCAGAGCAGCTCAG atTTTGCTGAGGTTCCTGAGCACCCGGCGTAGAAAGGCCACCACCAAAGCAACTGAAGGCGCAGCTGAGGCTGACTCCAGGCTGAGCGAGAAGCAAGCAAAGCCTGATGTTAGCACAGCATCCACAGAGTGCACAGAAAACTCTCACAGGGCAATGGTTCACATGGCAGTGACTCGGGATGTGGCCATCATGAACACTGACTCCGAAGTGGCTCAGGACATCTCAGAGACTAACACCACTCCCGCTCTGGTTCTTGCTCCCTCCCCGGATCTTTTCAAGCAGATGGGTGTTCATTCTCAGCAGCAG GTGCCAGCCATGGTGAGGGACATTCACCAGAGGCTTGTGTCCCGTGGGACTGTGGATGCCCACATGCGCATGAACATTCTGAGACTGGCTAAAAACCACCCTGCTCAGGtggtgctggccctgctgcgCTGTGCCCCATCGTGTGACAG agctgctgcaatgATATGGAGAACCATAGGATCCTGGGGACCAGTGGCTGAGAGTGTCTTTCCAACACTGCTCAGTGTGATGCAGGACTGGCCACTGCACAGCAGATCCACTTCCAGTGGGGACAACAAGGCTGTCTTTGCCCTGGCT GCAACTCTGGTGCTGTGGGTGATTGCCAAGGTGCCCGAGTGCCAGCACACAATAAAACTTCATTCCGCCCACCTGCTGGTGTCTCTGCTCTTCCAAGTTTTcgtcaccacagagcagataCCGGAGGAGGTCGATAACTTCTGGAGAGCGTGCTGGGAGGAACACTGCCTTCCCACTAAGCCCAACAG attTGCGGTGCAGAACATCAAGGCCCTGCTCTGCCGCCTGTGGTGTGACGATGAGGGGCTGTTGGCTCTGGAGCGCAAGCGTGTCTGGgacaccctgctctgtgccGACACCCACCACTATGCAGTGGGTCTGCTGGCCAG GGAGGTGCGCCGTGGCTTGAGCCACCTATGTACACCAATGACAATCTGCCTGCTCAAACTGCTCGTCAGGGAGCAGCCCCGCTGGGatctgcctgccctggctctcCTTGTGGAG TTCCTGGACTGTCTGGATTTGAACGTGTGTGCTCGCAGGATGCTGACAATCATGTCCAAGCACCTGCAGAGCAAGTGCACGGCAAGGCGTCGCCTGGCGCTCAGAGGCTTCGTGGCGCTCAGCAAGTCTCCCTTGATG GCCGAAACCCTTTGTGAAATGTCACCAAAGTTCCTGGAGCTCCTGAGTGATGCAGACGGAGAGGTGGTTGGGATGACCCTCTCTGTCTTCATGAATGTGCTCCAGGACAAAGACATCCTGGTGTCCTCAAGATGCAGCACCACTGCCCCGATGCTGGCTGAGATGCTTGTGCCGCTCTTCAAGAAT GACAACTGGCATGTGCAGCGGCTTTCCGTTCAGCTGTTTGAAAAGGTGATGCAGCTAAGAGCGAAGAAGGGAACAAAGCTGTTGAAGACAGTTGTGAAGCAGAGCCTGTTTGCACTGTTCCCTTACTGCCATGACGATAACCAGGATGTGGCAGAG GGATCTTCAGGCACAAGGTGA
- the LOC130265601 gene encoding uncharacterized protein LOC130265601 isoform X2 — protein MAGRVLKLLRVFRGKKLQGHAAAPAQQTDEPEQFQPLLDDAAVEQTQEQDPARGRFRRAAQILLRFLSTRRRKATTKATEGAAEADSRLSEKQAKPDVSTASTECTENSHRAMVHMAVTRDVAIMNTDSEVAQDISETNTTPALVLAPSPDLFKQMGVHSQQQVPAMVRDIHQRLVSRGTVDAHMRMNILRLAKNHPAQVVLALLRCAPSCDRAAAMIWRTIGSWGPVAESVFPTLLSVMQDWPLHSRSTSSGDNKAVFALAATLVLWVIAKVPECQHTIKLHSAHLLVSLLFQVFVTTEQIPEEVDNFWRACWEEHCLPTKPNRFAVQNIKALLCRLWCDDEGLLALERKRVWDTLLCADTHHYAVGLLAREVRRGLSHLCTPMTICLLKLLVREQPRWDLPALALLVEFLDCLDLNVCARRMLTIMSKHLQSKCTARRRLALRGFVALSKSPLMAETLCEMSPKFLELLSDADGEVVGMTLSVFMNVLQDKDILVSSRCSTTAPMLAEMLVPLFKNDNWHVQRLSVQLFEKVMQLRAKKGTKLLKTVVKQSLFALFPYCHDDNQDVAEGSSGTR, from the exons ATGGCAGGCAGAGTGCTCAAACTCTTAAGAGTgtttagggggaaaaaactgCAAGGCCatgcagctgccccagcacagcagactGATGAGCCAGAGCAGTTCCAGCCACTGCTGGATG ATGCAGCCGTGGAGCAGACACAAGAGCAGGACCCCGCCCGTGGCCGCTTCCGCAGAGCAGCTCAG atTTTGCTGAGGTTCCTGAGCACCCGGCGTAGAAAGGCCACCACCAAAGCAACTGAAGGCGCAGCTGAGGCTGACTCCAGGCTGAGCGAGAAGCAAGCAAAGCCTGATGTTAGCACAGCATCCACAGAGTGCACAGAAAACTCTCACAGGGCAATGGTTCACATGGCAGTGACTCGGGATGTGGCCATCATGAACACTGACTCCGAAGTGGCTCAGGACATCTCAGAGACTAACACCACTCCCGCTCTGGTTCTTGCTCCCTCCCCGGATCTTTTCAAGCAGATGGGTGTTCATTCTCAGCAGCAG GTGCCAGCCATGGTGAGGGACATTCACCAGAGGCTTGTGTCCCGTGGGACTGTGGATGCCCACATGCGCATGAACATTCTGAGACTGGCTAAAAACCACCCTGCTCAGGtggtgctggccctgctgcgCTGTGCCCCATCGTGTGACAG agctgctgcaatgATATGGAGAACCATAGGATCCTGGGGACCAGTGGCTGAGAGTGTCTTTCCAACACTGCTCAGTGTGATGCAGGACTGGCCACTGCACAGCAGATCCACTTCCAGTGGGGACAACAAGGCTGTCTTTGCCCTGGCT GCAACTCTGGTGCTGTGGGTGATTGCCAAGGTGCCCGAGTGCCAGCACACAATAAAACTTCATTCCGCCCACCTGCTGGTGTCTCTGCTCTTCCAAGTTTTcgtcaccacagagcagataCCGGAGGAGGTCGATAACTTCTGGAGAGCGTGCTGGGAGGAACACTGCCTTCCCACTAAGCCCAACAG attTGCGGTGCAGAACATCAAGGCCCTGCTCTGCCGCCTGTGGTGTGACGATGAGGGGCTGTTGGCTCTGGAGCGCAAGCGTGTCTGGgacaccctgctctgtgccGACACCCACCACTATGCAGTGGGTCTGCTGGCCAG GGAGGTGCGCCGTGGCTTGAGCCACCTATGTACACCAATGACAATCTGCCTGCTCAAACTGCTCGTCAGGGAGCAGCCCCGCTGGGatctgcctgccctggctctcCTTGTGGAG TTCCTGGACTGTCTGGATTTGAACGTGTGTGCTCGCAGGATGCTGACAATCATGTCCAAGCACCTGCAGAGCAAGTGCACGGCAAGGCGTCGCCTGGCGCTCAGAGGCTTCGTGGCGCTCAGCAAGTCTCCCTTGATG GCCGAAACCCTTTGTGAAATGTCACCAAAGTTCCTGGAGCTCCTGAGTGATGCAGACGGAGAGGTGGTTGGGATGACCCTCTCTGTCTTCATGAATGTGCTCCAGGACAAAGACATCCTGGTGTCCTCAAGATGCAGCACCACTGCCCCGATGCTGGCTGAGATGCTTGTGCCGCTCTTCAAGAAT GACAACTGGCATGTGCAGCGGCTTTCCGTTCAGCTGTTTGAAAAGGTGATGCAGCTAAGAGCGAAGAAGGGAACAAAGCTGTTGAAGACAGTTGTGAAGCAGAGCCTGTTTGCACTGTTCCCTTACTGCCATGACGATAACCAGGATGTGGCAGAG GGATCTTCAGGCACAAGGTGA